A stretch of the Vigna radiata var. radiata cultivar VC1973A chromosome 7, Vradiata_ver6, whole genome shotgun sequence genome encodes the following:
- the LOC106769408 gene encoding endo-1,3;1,4-beta-D-glucanase — translation MSGPQCCSNPPLLNPNAGAGHVEKLAGLHSYVAGSSNSNLTVILISDVFGYEAPNLRKIADKVAAAGYYVVVPDFFFGDPYNHENADRPVPVWLKDHGTDKGFEAAKSIVEALKSKGVSAIGAAGFCWGAKVVVELAKSRLIQAGVLLHPSFVSVDDIKDVDIPTAILGAETDKMSPPELVKQFEQVLAAKPGVDYFVKVFPKVSHGWTVRYKTEDPIAVNAAEEAHQDLLNWFAKHLK, via the exons ATGTCAGGACCTCAATGCTGCTCAAACCCACCACTTCTGAACCCTAATGCAGGAGCTGGTCACGTTGAAAAACTCGCTGGTCTCCATTCATATGTAGCTGGTTCCTCCAATTCCAATCTTACCGTTATTCTTATCTCCGACGTTTTTG GGTACGAAGCACCGAATTTAAG GAAAATTGCAGACAAGGTTGCAGCTGCTGGGTATTATGTGGTTGTTCCTGATTTCTTCTTTGGTGATCCCTATAATCATGAGAATGCTGACCGGCCTGTTCCTGTCTGGTTAAAAGATCATGGCACG GACAAAGGATTTGAAGCTGCAAAATCCATAGTTGAAGCTTTGAAAAGTAAAGGTGTTTCGGCCATCGGAGCTGCTGGATTTTGTTGGGGAG CTAAAGTCGTGGTTGAACTTGCAAAATCCAGACTAATCCAAGCTGGTGTGCTTTTACATCCATCGTTTGTCTCTGTGGATGACATCAAGG ATGTTGATATTCCAACTGCTATACTTGGAGCTGAGACTGACAAAATGTCTCCTCCAGAGCTTGTGAAACAGTTTGAACAAGTCCTAGCTGCTAAACCCGGG gttgattattttgttaaagTATTTCCTAAAGTCTCTCATGGTTGGACTGTGAGGTACAAAACCGAAGATCCAATAGCTGTGAATGCTGCAGAGGAGGCCCATCAGGACTTGCTGAACTGGTTTGCTAAACATCTTAAGTGA